One Triticum dicoccoides isolate Atlit2015 ecotype Zavitan chromosome 4B, WEW_v2.0, whole genome shotgun sequence genomic window carries:
- the LOC119292167 gene encoding UPF0187 protein At3g61320, chloroplastic-like gives MAARPPPSPASTPRRHHHHLNPAAMPGRRNRQLTRCFPEPLPNPPPSPNPPNPLLSLLTAVPDWADAVSERRIREPRPLYTHEQWREHRSSLRHLRHLLSSLSSRVILSLVPPVSAFTAFAAAVATYNTLAPDYALTASSLPYQLTAPALALLLVFRTEASYARFDEGRKAWMRVLAGATELAGMVMHSCAAGERGDNDTGTGALVNYILAFPVALKCHITSNSDIRKDLQGLLAEDDLNVIMSSEHRPRCIIEFISQSLQMLDFEEHKRSIMESKLSCFLEGICVCEQIIGIPVPLSYTRLTSRFLVLWHLTLPIILWAECKWIVVPATFVSAASLFCIEEVGVLIEEPFPMLALDAQCQQLHDSMRDMMSVQGLVRKQLAAKTKGRGRGGGRLPQNGWPVSSSRGEQVKVD, from the exons ATGGCGGCACGCCCGCCGCCCAGCCCGGCCTCCACcccgcgccgccaccaccaccacctcaacCCGGCTGCGATGCCCGGCCGCCGCAACCGCCAGCTCACCCGCTGCTTCCCGGAGCCGCTCCCCAACCCCCCACCGTCCCCGAACCCCCCGAACCCGCTCCTCTCCCTCCTCACGGCCGTGCCCGACTGGGCGGACGCGGTGTCGGAGCGGCGCATCCGGGAGCCGCGGCCGCTGTACACGCACGAGCAGTGGCGGGAGCACCGGAGCTCGCTGCGCCACCTGCGGCACCTCCTCTCCTCGCTCTCCTCCCGGGTCATCCTCTCCCTGGTCCCGCCCGTCTCCGCCTTcaccgccttcgccgccgccgtcgccacctacAACACGCTCGCCCCGGACTACGCGCTCACCGCCTCCTCCCTGCCCTACCAGCTCACGGCGCCCGCGCTCGCGCTCCTGCTCGTCTTCCGCACCGAGGCCTCCTACGCGCGCTTCGACGAGGGCCGCAAGGCCTGGATGCGCGTCCTCGCCGGCGCCACCGAGCTCGCCGGCATGGTCATGCATTCCTGCGCCGCCGGTGAGCGCGGGGACAACGACACCGGCACCGGCGCGCTCGTCAACTACATCCTCGCCTTCCCCGTCGCGCTCAAG TGTCATATAACCAGCAACTCCGACATCAGAAAGGACCTTCAGGGCTTGCTCGCAGAGGATGACCTGAATGTTATCATGAGCTCAGAACACCGGCCTCGTTGCATCATCGAGTTCATTTCGCAGAGTCTCCAGATGTTGGATTTCGAGGAACATAAGCGGAGCATCATG GAATCTAAACTGTCTTGTTTCCTTGAAGGAATTTGTGTGTGCGAGCAGATCATCGGGATTCCCGTTCCTCTGTCATACACTAGGCTTACTTCACGGTTTCTTGTCCTGTGGCATCTTACACTTCCAATCATACTATGGGCAGAATGTAAATGGATAGTCGTTCCAGCTACTTTTGTCAGTGCTGCCTCCTTATTCTGCATCGAGGAA GTGGGGGTCCTCATCGAGGAGCCGTTCCCGATGCTAGCGCTCGACGCGCAGTGCCAGCAGCTCCACGACAGCATGCGCGACATGATGTCGGTGCAAGGCCTGGTCCGAAAGCAACTGGCCGCCAAGACCAAGGGCCGCGGCAGAGGCGGCGGTAGGCTCCCGCAGAACGGCTGGCCCGTCTCCAGCTCCAGgggcgagcaggtgaaggtcgACTGA